From Bradyrhizobium sp. AZCC 1610:
ACGCGCGTCCGTTCGAAAATGAATTCAAACCCGGCAACCGCGGCCTGCCGCTCGAAGCGGCGCTCGACAAGGCGAAGTCCGAGGATCGCGTGCTGGTGTTCGGCCTGCATGGCGGCCGGGCCGAGAACGGCGAATTGCAGGCGATGTGCGAACTGCGCGGGATTCCCTTCACCGGCTCCGGTTCGGCGTCGTCGAATCTCGCTTTCGACAAGATGGCGGCCAAACGATTCGCGGCGATTGCGGGCGTCGCGGCGCCGGCCGGTGTCGCCCTGGAAAACCTCGACGCGGCGTTTGCCGAATATGGCAGGCTGATCGCAAAGCCGGCGCGGGATGGATCGAGCTATGGCCTGATCTTCGTCAATGCGAAGCAGGATCTCGTAGCCGTGCGCAACGCCGCCAAAACAGAGGAATATCTGATCGAGCCGTTCATCTCGGGCGTGGAGGCGACCTGCGGCGTGCTGGAGCGGCCCGACGGCTCGGTGCTTTCACTGCCGCCGATCGAAATCGTGCCGGCGGAAGGCGCGTTCGACTACACGGCGAAGTACCTGCTCAAATCCACCCAGGAGATCTGCCCGGGACGATTTTCGCCTGAGATCAGCGCCGCGCTCATGGACCAGGCGCTGCGGGCACACCGGGCGCTGTCGTGCAGCGGTTACTCCCGGACCGACTTCATCGTCTCGGCGAAGGGGCTGGTTTACCTGGAAACCAACACGCTGCCGGGACTAACGGCAGCATCGCTCTACCCGAAAGCGCTGAAGGCGCAGGGGATCGAATTCGTGGATTTTCTGCGCGAACAGGTCGCGCTGGCCGAACTGCGGAACCGGGAACGGGTTTGAACGGCCCCGCCAAGCCGTTAACAGGCCGTTAACCCGGAACTAACCTCGCCACGAGAATTGTTGCTAAAATCCTAAGAATTGTCCGGCAAACCACTCAAAAGACGCACCAAAGCGCGTCCGCGGCGCCGCGAATTTACACTTTGTTTACCAGGAAGTCCGAAGGTTAACGCTGGCGGCGCATGTTGCGCTTGGCTCCGGGGCGTGCGCTGTTCCGACTTTAGATCAGCACCAAGTCCGGCAAGACCGAGGCGTCATATGGGCCGGAACCCGCAAAAACGCTTGCGGGAACAACACTTGGACAGGCTCGTGCAATGGATGGTGCAGGACGCCTCGCTCGGTCGCTGAGATCGCTGGGGCCCCAAGCTGACCTGAAGGCGGCCGCTATTGGAGCGGCCGTGCTGCTGCGCGAGCGGCTGGGCGCCCGCGTCCCGGCGAGGTCCGTGATCGATCGCGACCCGCCGAATCGTCTGGTCCGTCTGGTCGAACGTCATCTTCCGAATCGCCTCGGCGTCACCCTGACCGCGCTGATGCTGCTCGGCAGCGCAGGCTTGGGCATCGTCAAGGGCGGCCATGTCGACGACTTCATGGTTGCGCTCAGCGATACTCGTAATGCGCTGGCCAATTCGGCCGGATTCCGCATCACCACAGTCGCCATCAACGGCCGCAAACAATTGAGCCAGGACGAGGTGCTCGCGATCGGCGGCGTCAATGGCCGCTCCTCGCTGTTGTTTCTCGACGCTGCCACCGTGCGCGACAAGCTCAAGGCCAATCCGTGGATATCGGATGCGACCATCCTGAAGCTTTATCCAGGCCAGCTGCAGATCGACATCGTTGAGCGCACGGCTTTCGCGCTGTGGCAGCAGGACGGCCGGCTGTCCGTAATCTCGGAGGACGGCGCGGTGCTGGAGCCCTACGTGTCGCGCCGCTTCGTGACGCTGCCGCTGGTGGTGGGCAAGGGCGCCGATGTCAAGGCCCGCGACTTCCTCGCCCTTCTGGACCGCTATCCGCAGGTTCGCTCAGCGACCAAGGCTGCGATCCTCGTCGGCGAACGGCGCTGGAATTTGCGGCTGAAGGACGGGCTCGACATTCGCCTGCCGGAGAACGACGTCGGCAATGCGCTTGCCGTGCTCAGCAAGCTCGACAAGGACGACAGGCTGTTCTCGCGCGACATCGTCGCGGTCGACATGCGCCTGCCGGACAGGCTCACCGTGCAATTGTCTGATGACGCGGCCAAGGCCCGCGAAGAACTGTTCAAGGACAAGAAACCCAAGAAAAAGGCCGGTGACGCATGACCGGCCTCGATCGCAACCAGACCCCGAAGACGCGCCCCGTCGACCACAAGCGTACGGCGCTGGTGGCCTCGCTCGATGTCGGCACCAGCAAGATCGCCTGCATGATCGCGCGGCTGAAGCCGTCTCCGGCGAACGAGGCGCTGCGCGGCCGCACCCATGCGGTGGAATTGATCGGCTACAGCCAGATCCAGTCGCGCGGCGTCAAGGCAGGCTCCGTGGTCGATCTCGCCGAATGCGAGCAGGCGGTGCGCCAGGCCGTGGCGCTGGCCGAGCGCATGGCCAAGGTCCGCGTTGAGTCAGTATTGCTGTCGGTTTCCGGAGGCCGGCTGCAGGGCCAGCTGGTCGAGGCCGCCGCCGATATCCGCGGTGGCGCCGTTACCGCCGATGACGTCACCCGGGTGACCTCCACCGGCATGCGCCACGCCACCGGCGAGGGGCGCACGGTGCTGCATGCGCTGCCGGTCGGCTACGCGCTGGATGGCGTCAAGGGCATCCGCGACCCCCGCGGCATGGTGGCCCGGCAGTTCGGCGTCGACATGAACGTGGTGACGGCGGATGCAACGGTTGCCCGCAACCTGATGCTGGTGGTCGAGCGCTGCCATCTCAATGTCGAGGCCATGGCGGCGAGTCCTTATGTCGCAGGCCTGTCCGTGTTGACCGACGACGAGGCCGATCTCGGCGCTGCCGTGGTCGAAATGGGCGCCGGATCGACCACGATCGCGACCTATTCCGCCGGCCGCTTCGTTCATGCCAGCGGATTTGCGCTCGGCGGGCAGCACGTCACCATGGATCTTGCACGCGGCGTCGGCGCATGCATTGCGGATGCCGAGCGAATCAAGACTTTATACGGGACCGTGCTGACCGGCGGGTCCGACGCGCGCGAGTTGATGTCTGTTCCGACTGCAGGCGAGGAACAAGATGCGCCGCAGATCGTCTCGCGCGCCACGATCGCGAACATCGTCCGGCATCGCGCCGAGGAGATATTTGAAATGGTCCGGGACCGGCTCGCCGATTCCCCCTTTGCGGCGGAGCCGCGGGCGCGGGTTGTGTTGAGCGGCGGCGCGTCCCAGCTGACCGGCACCGTCGAACTCGCCACCCGCATTCTCAACCGGCCGGTCCGGATCGGCCGTCCGCTCGGTTTCGGCCGGCTGCCCAACGAGGCCAAGAGCGCCTCGTTCGCAGTGCCGACCGGCCTCCTGGTCTATCCGCAATACGCTCATCTGGAACACGTTGAACCGCGGCATACGCGGCAGCTCAGGACAGGGACTGACGGCTATTTCGGAAAGGTCGGACGATGGCTTCGCGAGGGCTTCTGATGACCGGTCCAATGACCAAACGATTTTCACCAAATCCCGCGGCCGTCGGCCGGGGCGAACCAACGCGCGCGTCGTAGGAGAGGCAACCATGGCACTCAATCTGACCCCCCCTGACATCAGCGAGCTGAAACCGCGGATTACCGTCTTCGGCGTCGGTGGAGCAGGCGGCAATGCCGTCAATAACATGATCACTGCCGGGTTGCAGGGCGTCGACTTCGTCGTCGCCAATACCGACGCGCAGGCGCTGACCATGTCGAAGGCGCAGCGCATCGTGCAGATGGGCACGCAGGTGACGCAGGGCCTCGGCGCGGGGTCCCAGCCTGATGTCGGCGCGGCGGCGGCGCAGGAGGTCATCGACGAGCTTCGCGACCATCTCTCGGGCGCCAACATGGTGTTCGTCACTGCCGGCATGGGCGGCGGCACCGGCACCGGCGCAGCCCCTGTGATCGCCAGGACCGCGCGCGAAATGGGCATCCTCACCGTCGGCGTCGTGACCAAGCCGTTCCACTTCGAGGGCATGCGCCGCATGCGCACCGCCGAGTCCGGCATCGCCGAACTGCACAAGGTGGTCGACACGCTGCTGATCATCCCGAACCAGAACCTGTTCCGGGTCGCCAACGAAAAGACCACCTTCGCCGATGCCTTCGCGATGGCCGACCAGGTGCTCTATTCGGGCGTTGCCTGCATCACCGACCTGATGGTCAAGGAAGGCCTGATCAACCTCGACTTCGCCGACGTCCGCGCCGTGATGCGCGAAATGGGCAAGGCGATGATGGGCACGGGCGAAGCGACCGGCGAGAAGCGGGCGCTGACCGCAGCGGAAGCTGCGATCGCCAACCCGTTGATCGACGACTCATCGATGAAGGGCGCCCGCGGCCTGCTGATCTCGATCACCGGCGGCAAGGACCTCACGCTGTTCGAAGTCGACGAAGCCGCCACGCGGATTCGCGAGGAGGTGGATCAGGACGCCAACATCATCGTCGGCGCCACCTTCGACGAAACGCTCGACGGCATCATCCGCGTTTCCGTCGTCGCCACGGGTATCGAGCAGGCGCAGATCGCGCGCAATGCCGCCGCCGCCCCGGCGGCCGCGACCACTGCCACCGCCACCGGCACGTCCTCGCCGGACAGCCGTCTGGCCGAACTGACCGCTCGCCTCCGCGCCGACAATGCGCGCCTGGCCGAACGCGCCCAGAAGCTCGAGCCGGCGGCGCAGGGGGGTGCTCCGGCTCCCGCGCAGGCCCCTGGCGCCGCCGCGCCAGCGCAACGTTCGTCCAGCAATGTCGAGCGTGCAGCGCTCGCCGCGATCGCCGCGGCGGTTGAGACGCCGCAACAGGCGCCGATCCAGCCGGCGTCCTATGGCGACGTCACGGTCCGCCCGATCGCGCAGAAGCCGACCCTGTTCCCGGATCATAACGAGGCCGCCCGCGTCGAGTCCGAGCAGCCGGCGACACCCGAAACCTTCATCCCGCAGGCGGCCGAACGTCCGCCGTCCCGCTCGCCGCGGATGCCGAAATTCGAGGATCTCCCGATGCCAGCGCAGGCCGAAATCCGGCACGCCCGCGGCGACGGAGAGGAGGAACATCCGCAGAAGACGCGGCTGTCGCTATTGCAGCGGCTCGCCAATGTCGGCCTCGGTCGCCGCGACGAAGAGACCGAGCCGCCGATCGCGGCCCGCGCCTCCGGTCCCGCGATGGCGCCGCTGCCCGATCGCAAGCCGCAGCGTAGCGTCGCGCAGCAAATGGCGGCGAATCAGGAACCGGTATCGGAGTACGCAAAACGCCCGGCGCCGCAAGGTTTGGACGTCCATGGCCGCCCGGCACCTGTTGCCCCGGCGCCACAGGGCGACGACCATCTTGATATCCCGGCCTTCCTCCGACGCCAGGCCAACTGAGGTTTTGTTACAATCGAGGTAAGCAAAGGGCCCCGGCTGTTCCAGCCGGGGCCCCTTCTCTTTGGCTTGTGCCGAGCCTCGGCTCACTGGCCAACCAACTGATTTTAAATCATTAATTATTCATTCCGTGATCGGGTATCGCGTCTGAATTCGCGTCCGCCCGTGTCGGAGTTTGGTTAACCCTTGGCACGATTGCGGCAGAGATAGGGTAACAATCGGTAAAGAAGCGTGAGTTGGCGCGCTTCGGGGCGGTGACTATGGTCTGCCGTGACTTGGGGATGCCTAAAACGCGAATCGGTGCTTACGCCCGGTTCCAAGTCTTTAGGTAAAGTCGGTAGTGGGCAGTTAGCGAATGAAATTCAGCCGTCAAACCACGCTTCGGTCGCAAGCCACCGTAACGGGCGTCGGCGTTCATTCCGGTCTACCTGTCAGCCTGACGCTTGGACCTGCTCCTGTGGATGCGGGCTTTGTTTTTATCCGCACCGGCCTTGATGAGGCCGACCGCGAAGTTCCCGCAATCGCGGAATCCGTAACCGCCACCGATCTTGCTACCGTTCTCGGCGACCGGGAAGGCCCGCTGGTTTCCACCGCCGAACATGTGCTCGCTGCCTTGCGCGGCATGGGCGTCGACAACGCCATCATCGAAGTCGACGGTCCGGAAGTTCCGATCATGGACGGCAGCGCGGCGGCCTTCGTCGCCGCCATCGACCAGGCCGGCATCGTCACCCAGTCGGCCTCCCGCCGCTTCATTCAGGTGCTGAAAGCGGTACAGGTCGCGATCGGCGATAGCTTCGGCGAACTGCGCCCGCATGCAGGCGGGTTCCGCGTCGAGGTCGAGATCGACTTCGCCAATCCCGTGATCGGCCGCCAGAACTTCTCGCTCGATCTCAACCCCGAAAGCTTCCGCCGCGAGATTTCCCGCGCCCGGACTTTTGGCTTCATGAACGACGTGGCGCGGCTCTGGAGCGCCGGTTTCGCGCGCGGCGCCTCGTTTGAGAATACAGTGGTGCTCGATGACGCCCGTCTGCTCAACACCGAAGGGCTGCGCTTCAGCGACGAATGCGCCCGCCACAAGGCGCTGGACGCGGTTGGCGATCTAACCCTGGCTGGTTTGCCGCTGCTTGGCGCCTACCGCTCGGTGCGCGGCGGCCACAAGCTGAACCACGCCGTGCTGACGGCCCTGTTGGCCGATCGCAGCGCCTGGCGGGTGGTCGAGGCCGAGCCGGCACGCCGTCCCCGCGGCCATGTCGAGGCCGGTGCGGGCATGGTGGGCGGCTTGATCGCCCCGGTCTATGGTCCGGATGTTTCCTGACTTTCGCCTGCGAAATGTCCCTGACTTTCCAAGCTTTTTTCGCGCCATACCGACGCGTTTTCCGTAGTAACCACAATTGGTAAGGCTGTCGTCCAGCCGCCTTAATCCGGGCGAATTGGCTGCGTATTCGATTGGTTGAGGACCATTTTTCGGCTACAGAGGCCTGCGGTTGCACCACAGGGCGCCACGAGGCCTGAAAGAATTGTGTACCAAACGCATTGGGCACGGGGAATATGACGTCTATGACCGCGGTTCATGGACGGGCGGGCTCAGTCATCAACCGCATCAAAGGCGTCAGGTCACAGATTCCATGTTGGCACAGCGTATGACGCTCGAATCACGCAAATCACTTGGGCTTTCCAGCCTCGCCGGGGCCGGACGGTCGCTGCGGCTGGCGGCGGGCCTGATTGCGCTCGCCATTCCCTTGAGCGGATGCGGCACGGGCGCGCTCTGGGACAAGTTCACCGCCAAGGACGACACCTTCAACGAGGAACCGGCGGACAAGCTCTACAATGAGGGCTTGTACCTGATGAACCAGCGCAAGGATAACAAGGCGGCGTCGAAGAAATTCGAGGAAGTCGACCGCCAGCACCCTTATTCGGACTGGGCGCGCAAATCGCTGCTGATGTCGGCCTATTCCTTCTACAATTCCGGCGACTATGACAGCTGCATCGGCGCGGCGACCCGTTACGTGACGCTGCATCCCGGCAGCTCCGATGCGGCCTACGCGCAGTATCTGATCGCGGCCTCGCATTACGACCAGATCCCGGACATCTCCCGCGACCAGGGCCGCACCGAAAAGGCGATCGCGGCGCTGGAAGAGGTGATTCGCAAATATCCGACCTCGGAATATTCGACCTCCGCCAAGGCCAAGCTCGAAGGCGCGCGCGACCAGCTCGCCGGCAAGGAAATGGACGTCGGCCGCTACTACATGGAAAAGCGCGACTACACCGCCGCGATCAACCGCTTCAAGACGGTCGTCACCCGCTACCAGACCACGCGGCATGTCGAGGAGGCGCTGGCGCGGCTGACCGAGGCCTACATGGCGATCGGCATCGTCGGCGAGGCGCAGACGGCCGCGGCCGTACTTGGACACAACTTTCCTGACAGCCGCTGGTACAAGGACGCCTATAATCTTGTAAAGTCCGGCGGTCTCGAGCCGAGCGAGAACAAGGGTTCCTATATTTCCAGGGCCTTCAAGAAGTTGGGTCTCGGTTCCTTGACCAATATGGGTCGCGGTTAGGAATTTACTTCGCATGCTGGCGCGTCTGTCGATCCGTGACATCGTCCTGATCGAACGGCTCGATATCGAATTCTCCCGTGGCCTCGCGGTGCTGACCGGCGAGACCGGCGCGGGCAAATCCATCCTGCTCGATGCCTTCGCGCTGGCGCTCGGCGGCCGCGGCGATTCGGGCCTGGTCCGCCATGGCGCGGAGCAGGGCCAGGTGACGGCCACCTTCGACGTTCCGAAGGGCCATCCCGCCGCAAAGATCCTGTCCGAGAATGGCCTCGACGATGCGAGTTCTCAAGCGTCTTGCGAGATGATTCTTCGCCGCGTGCAGCTTGCCGACGGCCGCACCCGCGCCTTCATCAACGACCAGTCGATCAGCGTGCAGACGCTGAAAGCCGTCGGCGCGGCGCTGGTCGAGATTCACGGCCAGCATGACGAGCGCGCGCTGGTCGATGCCTCGACGCACCGGCAGCTGCTCGACGCCTTTGCCGGGCTGGAGAAGGAGGTCTCGGCGCTGGAAACGTTATGGGAGGCGCGGCGCACCGCCAACGCGGCGCTGGACGCGCATCGTGCCAGCATGGAACGCGCCGCGCGCGAGGCGGATTATCTGCGCCACGCCGCCGACGAACTCAAAGCCCTGAAGCCGAAGGACGGCGAGGAGACGGCGCTCGCCGAACGCCGCACCACCATGATGCAGGGCGAGAAGATCGCAAGCGACCTTCGTGAGGCGCAGGAGGCGGTCGGCGGCCCCCATTCGCCGGTGCCGGCACTGGCCGCCGCGGTACGCCGCCTCGAACGCCGTGCCGCCAATTCGCCCGCCCTGGTCGAGCCGGCGGTGAAGGCGATCGATATCGCGATCAACGCGCTGGAAGAGGCCGACCAGCATCTGAGCGCAGCCCTGATCGCGGCCGATTTCGATCCCGCCGAGCTGGAGCGCATCGAGGAGCGGCTGTTTGCGCTTCGCGCCGCCTCGCGCAAATACTCGACGCCGGTCGATGGGCTCGCGGCGCTCGCTGCCAAATTCGTCGCCGACGTCGCGCTGATCGATGCCGGCGCGGATCAGTTGAAGAAGCTGGAAGCCGCAGCCGATGAAGCCGACAAACGCTACGGTGCGGCTGCCGAGAAACTGTCTGCGGCCCGCAACAAGTTCGCCGAGAAGCTCAACAAGGCGGTGAACGCCGAACTTGCGCCGCTGAAGCTCGAACGCGCGAAATTCATGACCCAGGTCGAAACCGACGCGAAGTCGCCGGGACCTCAAGGCATCGACCGCGTCGAGTTCTGGGTGCAGACCAATCCCGGCACCAAGGCGGGCCCGCTGATGAAGGTCGCCTCCGGCGGCGAGCTGTCGCGCTTCCTGCTGGCGCTGAAAGTGGTGCTGTCGGATCGCGGCTCCGCGCCCACGCTGGTGTTCGACGAAATCGATACCGGCGTCGGCGGTGCGGTAGCGGACGCGATCGGCGCGCGGCTTTCGCGGCTGGCCGGCCAGGTCCAGGTGATGGCGGTGACGCACGCACCGCAGGTCGCCGCAAGGGCGAACCAGCATCTCCTGATTTCCAAGGACGCGCTCGACAAGGGCAAGCGCGTCGCCACCCGCGTCAACGCGCTCGCCGCCGACCACCGCCGCGAGGAAATCGCCCGCATGCTGGCCGGCGCGGAGATCACCGCGGAGGCAAGGGCGGCGGCGGAGCGGCTGTTGCGCGCGGCGACAGCTTAACGGTGGTGCGCAGTCATGGCTGTGAAAGCGAAGAAAGCGCTGGTTGACGTGGCCACGCTCACCAAGGCGCAGGCCAAGGTTGAGCACATGCGGCTGGCGCTGGAGCTCGAAGGCCACGATAAGCGTTACTATCAAGAAGATGCGCCCAGCATCACGGATGCCGAATACGACGCGTTGCGGCAACGATACGATGCGATCGAGAAACGCTTTCCTGAATTCGTTACCTCCGAATCGCCATCGCAGAAGATCGGCGCCGCGCCATCCGGGCGATTCAAGAAAGTCCGGCATGCGGTGCCGATGCTGTCGCTCGACAATGCGTTCGCCGAACAGGACGTGCTCGACTTCGTCGGCCGCATCGAGCGCTTTCTCAAGCTCAGCGACGACAAGATCGATTTTTCCGCCGAGCCGAAGATCGACGGGTTGTCGATGTCGCTGCGCTACGAGGACGGCGAACTCGTTACCGCCGCCACCCGCGGCGACGGTGCGGTAGGCGAGGATGTCACCGCCAATATCCGTACGCTGGAGGATGTGCCGCACAGGCTGAAGGGCCGCAACATCCCTGATATCTGCGAGGTGCGCGGCGAGGTCTATATGACCAAGCACGCTTTTCTGGCGCTGAACGAACGTCAGAAGGCCGCGGGCGACACCATTTTCGCCAATCCGCGAAATTCCGCCGCGGGTTCGCTTCGCCAGAAAGACCCTTCCATCACGGCCTCGCGCCCGCTCGGGTTTTTCGCCTATTCCTGGGCCGAAATGAGCGCGATGCCCGAGAGGACGCAATCCGGCATGATCGGCTGGTTTGAGCGCTGCGGCTTCAAGACCAATCCGCTCACAAAACTCTGTCACTCCGTCGAGCAGCTGATTGCTTTCCATCGCAAGATCGAGGAACAGCGCGCCGAGCTCGACTACGACATCGACGGCGTCGTCTACAAGATCGATCGCATCGACTGGCAGGAGCGGCTCGGCTTCGTCTCGCGTACGCCGCGCTGGGCCATCGCGCACAAATTCCCGGCCGAGCGCGCCATGACGGTGCTCAGGGATATCGAGATCCAGGTCGGGCGGACGGGATCGTTCACGCCGGTCGGCAAGCTCGAACCCGTCGGCGTCGGCGGCGTGATCGTACAGAACGTCACGCTGCACAATGAGGACTACATCAAGGGCATCGGCAACAAGGGCGAAGTGCTGCGCGAGGGGCGCGACATCAGGCTCGGCGATACCGTCGTGATCCAGCGCGCCGGCGACGTGATTCCGCAGGTCGTCGACGTCGTGATCGACAAGCGGCCGAAGAACGCCAAAGAGTTTCACTTCCCGAAGAAATGCCCGTGCCCGCTGCACACCGACGTCGTGCGCGAGGAAACGGCAACCGGCGAGGAAGGCTCGCGCGCCCGCTGCACCGGCGAGTTCGCCTGTCCGTTCCAGAAGATCGAGCACTTAAAGCTGTTCGTGTCGCGCCGCGCCTTCGACATCGACGGCCTCGGCGAGAAGCAGCTTCAGTACTTCTTCGACGAGGGGTGGGTGAAGGAGCCCGCCGACATCTTCACGCTGCAGAAGCGCAACGCCAAGCTGAAGCTCGAGGAGATCGAAGGCTACGGCGAAACCTCGGTGCGCAATCTGTTTGCCGCGATCGAGAGCCGCCGACGCATTGCGCTGGAGCGTTTCATCTATGCGCTCGGCATGCGCCATGTCGGCGAGACCACCGCGCTGGCGCTGGCGCGCGGCTACGGTTCATGGGACGCCTTTCACGACGCCTGCCTCAAGGTCGCCAAGGGCGACGAGGAGACTATTGCCGAGATGGATGCGCTCGATCAGATCGGCGACACCGTGATCAAGAGCGTCGCAGCCTATTTCGGCGAAAGCCATAACCGCGGCGTCGTCGAGCGGCTGAAGAAGGAAGTCACGGTTCTCGACGCCGAAAAGCCGAAGAGCAATTCGGCGGTGGCCGGCAAGACCGTGGTGTTCACCGGCTCGCTGGAAAAGATGACGCGCGATGAAGCCAAGGCGACGGCCGAGCGGCTGGGCGCGAAGGCTTCCGGCTCAGTGTCGAAGAAGACGGATTATGTGGTGGCGGGGCCGGGCGCGGGTTCAAAGCTCGCGGAAGCCAAGAAGCACGGCGTACCGGTGCTGACCGAGGACGAGTGGCTGAAGCTGATCGGGGAGTGACTCTCTCCGCGTCATTGCGAGGAGCGTAAGCGACGAAGCAATCCATAGCGCCGCTCGTGGAGAAATGGATTGCTTCGCTGCGCTCGCAATGACGTTGAGACAGCGATATTAACCTCACAACATCCCCTGTTCTTCCTCCTCCGCCTTTTTTACCAATTCCTCGCTCACCACACCGCTTCGCCGCGGCACCAAAAAGAACATTGCCGACGCACACGCGATCGAGAGCGCGAAGATGGCGGCCGTCAACGGCAGCGTCGTGGTGGAGTGGCCGCCGAGATAGGCGCCGAATTGCGAGACCAGCGCGCCGATGCCCTGCTGCAGGAAGCCCATCGCGCCCGCGGCGGTGCCGGCGGCCTCGGGCCGCACGCTGATAGCGCCGGCTGCGGCATTGTTCATCACGAAGGCGTTGGCGACCATCACGACCATCTGGGTGCCGAACAGCCAGACCGGCGACTGGTTGATCCCGACGATGCTCAGGAGAAGGTTCAGCAGGGCGCCGGTGAATTGCAGCGCCAGCCCGAACCAGATCAGCTTCTCCAGCGAATGGCGCGGCGCGAAGCGGACGCAGAACAGGTTGCCGATCAGATAGGCAAATCCGGTGGCCGCGAACCAGGCGCCGTATTCGGCGGTGGTTCGGCCCATCTGCGTCACCACGATGTAAGGTCCGCCGCCGGCAAAGGTGAAGATGATTTGCGAAGCCAGCACCTGGCACAGCACATAGCCGAGAAAGGCGCGGTCGCGGATCAGCTTGCTGACATCGCCGCGGAAGCTGCTGCTGACGCCGCGCTCGCGGCGCGTCTCGGGCAGCGCAACGGCGATCAGCACGGCGACACTGAGCGAAGCCGCGGTAATGAAATAGAAGATCGCGCGCCAGCCGAACGCAGTCTCCAACAGACCGCCGGCGAGCGCGCTCAGCATTTGCGCCACCATCATGACCCCGATGACGAGGCTGATCATGGAGCTGATGCGATCGCGGCTGTAGAGATCGCGGATGATGGCGCGGCTCACCACCATGCCGGTGGCGCCGCCGAGCGCCTGCAGGAAGCGCGCCGCGATCAGTTGCGGCAGCGTCTGAGCCAGCGAGCAGCCGATGCTGGCCGCCACCATCAGGGCCAGGCCCGCGAGCAGCACCGGACGGCGGCCGAACTT
This genomic window contains:
- the recN gene encoding DNA repair protein RecN; the encoded protein is MLARLSIRDIVLIERLDIEFSRGLAVLTGETGAGKSILLDAFALALGGRGDSGLVRHGAEQGQVTATFDVPKGHPAAKILSENGLDDASSQASCEMILRRVQLADGRTRAFINDQSISVQTLKAVGAALVEIHGQHDERALVDASTHRQLLDAFAGLEKEVSALETLWEARRTANAALDAHRASMERAAREADYLRHAADELKALKPKDGEETALAERRTTMMQGEKIASDLREAQEAVGGPHSPVPALAAAVRRLERRAANSPALVEPAVKAIDIAINALEEADQHLSAALIAADFDPAELERIEERLFALRAASRKYSTPVDGLAALAAKFVADVALIDAGADQLKKLEAAADEADKRYGAAAEKLSAARNKFAEKLNKAVNAELAPLKLERAKFMTQVETDAKSPGPQGIDRVEFWVQTNPGTKAGPLMKVASGGELSRFLLALKVVLSDRGSAPTLVFDEIDTGVGGAVADAIGARLSRLAGQVQVMAVTHAPQVAARANQHLLISKDALDKGKRVATRVNALAADHRREEIARMLAGAEITAEARAAAERLLRAATA
- a CDS encoding multidrug effflux MFS transporter; this translates as MHGVVGKPPGAAADNNAVATSKIMLLMLVAMTGVAPISLYMLVPALPVLATTFHGDISIAQMTVSLYMVGIACSQLIMGPLSDKFGRRPVLLAGLALMVAASIGCSLAQTLPQLIAARFLQALGGATGMVVSRAIIRDLYSRDRISSMISLVIGVMMVAQMLSALAGGLLETAFGWRAIFYFITAASLSVAVLIAVALPETRRERGVSSSFRGDVSKLIRDRAFLGYVLCQVLASQIIFTFAGGGPYIVVTQMGRTTAEYGAWFAATGFAYLIGNLFCVRFAPRHSLEKLIWFGLALQFTGALLNLLLSIVGINQSPVWLFGTQMVVMVANAFVMNNAAAGAISVRPEAAGTAAGAMGFLQQGIGALVSQFGAYLGGHSTTTLPLTAAIFALSIACASAMFFLVPRRSGVVSEELVKKAEEEEQGML
- the ligA gene encoding NAD-dependent DNA ligase LigA, whose amino-acid sequence is MAVKAKKALVDVATLTKAQAKVEHMRLALELEGHDKRYYQEDAPSITDAEYDALRQRYDAIEKRFPEFVTSESPSQKIGAAPSGRFKKVRHAVPMLSLDNAFAEQDVLDFVGRIERFLKLSDDKIDFSAEPKIDGLSMSLRYEDGELVTAATRGDGAVGEDVTANIRTLEDVPHRLKGRNIPDICEVRGEVYMTKHAFLALNERQKAAGDTIFANPRNSAAGSLRQKDPSITASRPLGFFAYSWAEMSAMPERTQSGMIGWFERCGFKTNPLTKLCHSVEQLIAFHRKIEEQRAELDYDIDGVVYKIDRIDWQERLGFVSRTPRWAIAHKFPAERAMTVLRDIEIQVGRTGSFTPVGKLEPVGVGGVIVQNVTLHNEDYIKGIGNKGEVLREGRDIRLGDTVVIQRAGDVIPQVVDVVIDKRPKNAKEFHFPKKCPCPLHTDVVREETATGEEGSRARCTGEFACPFQKIEHLKLFVSRRAFDIDGLGEKQLQYFFDEGWVKEPADIFTLQKRNAKLKLEEIEGYGETSVRNLFAAIESRRRIALERFIYALGMRHVGETTALALARGYGSWDAFHDACLKVAKGDEETIAEMDALDQIGDTVIKSVAAYFGESHNRGVVERLKKEVTVLDAEKPKSNSAVAGKTVVFTGSLEKMTRDEAKATAERLGAKASGSVSKKTDYVVAGPGAGSKLAEAKKHGVPVLTEDEWLKLIGE